In a single window of the Amia ocellicauda isolate fAmiCal2 chromosome 20, fAmiCal2.hap1, whole genome shotgun sequence genome:
- the cyp26a1 gene encoding cytochrome P450 26A1, whose product MVLYTLCATFLCTLVLPLLLFLAAVKLWEIYIISGRDPNCASPLPPGTMGLPFLGETLQMVLQRRKFLQMKRQKYGFIYKTHLFGNPTVRVMGAENVRQILLGEHRLVAAQWPASVRTILGADTLSNMHGAQHKLKKKAIMKAFSREALEHYIPVIQEEVRCAVAGWLQSDSCVLVYPEMKRLMFRIAMRILLGFEPEQTRTDELELVEAFEEMIKNLFSLPIDVPFSGLYRGLKARNFIHAKIEENIKKKIVKRLDQAQHMDALQLLIENCKKNGEPLGIQELKESATELLFGGHETTASSATSLVMFLGLHPEVVLRMRQELHAKGLLGANSQDKALNIETLEQLKYTGCVIKETLRINPSVPGGFRVALKTFELNGYQIPRGWNVIYSICDTHDVSDMFPNKEEFQPERFMAKAPEDSSRFNYIPFGGGSRRCVGKEFAKVVLKIFLVELATKCNWTLLNGPPTMKTGPTVYPVDNLPTKFSSFVDTYN is encoded by the exons ATGGTTTTGTACACACTGTGCGCCACGTTTCTGTGCACCCTTGTGCTCCCGCTCCTGCTGTTTCTGGCAGCAGTGAAGCTCTGGGAGATTTACATCATCAGTGGACGAGATCCAAACTGTGCGAGTCCTCTCCCTCCGGGTACCATGGGGCTGCCCTTCCTCGGCGAGACTCTGCAAATGGTCCTGCAG AGACGGAAATTCCTGCAGATGAAGCGCCAGAAATACGGCTTTATCTATAAAACGCACCTCTTCGGCAACCCCACGGTGCGGGTCATGGGCGCTGAAAACGTCCGTCAGATCCTGCTGGGGGAGCACCGGCTGGTGGCGGCGCAGTGGCCGGCCTCGGTGCGCACCATCCTGGGCGCAGACACGCTGTCCAACATGCACGGCGCGCAGCACAAACTCAAGAAAAAG GCGATCATGAAAGCTTTCTCCAGGGAAGCCCTTGAGCACTACATCCCGGTGATCCAGGAGGAGGTGCGCTGCGCCGTGGCCGGCTGGCTCCAGAGCGACTCCTGCGTGCTGGTGTACCCCGAGATGAAGCGGCTCATGTTCCGCATCGCCATGAGGATCCTGCTCGGCTTTGAGCCCGAGCAGACCCGGACTGACGAGCTGGAGCTGGTGGAGGCGTTTGAGGAGATGATCAAGAACCTCTTCTCCCTGCCCATCGACGTCCCGTTCAGCGGCTTGTACCGG GGGCTCAAGGCTCGCAATTTCATCCATGCCAAAATTGAAGAAAACATCAAGAAGAAGATTGTGAAGCGGCTGGACCAGGCGCAGCACATGGATGCGTTGCAGCTGCTCATCGAAAACTGCAAGAAAAACGGAGAGCCCCTCGGCATCCAG GAGCTTAAAGAGTCGGCGACCGAGTTGCTGTTTGGGGGACATGAGACCACCGCCAGCAGCGCCACATCGCTGGTGATGTTTCTGGGGCTGCATCCGGAGGTGGTGCTGCGGATGAGGCAGGAGCTGCACGCCAAG GGTTTATTGGGGGCTAATTCACAAGACAAAGCTTTGAACATCGAGACGCTTGAGCAGCTGAAGTACACTGGGTGTGTTATCAAAGAAACGCTGAGGATAAACCCATCTGTCCCGGGGGGCTTTCGAGTGGCTCTCAAAACCTTTGAGCTGAAT gGCTACCAGATTCCTAGGGGATGGAACGTCATTTACAGCATTTGTGACACACATGATGTTTCAGACATGTTCCCCAACAAGGAGGAGTTTCAACCTGAGCGTTTCATGGCAAAAGCCCCAGAAGACTCATCCAGGTTTAATTACATACCCTTTGGTGGAGGCTCCAGGAGGTGTGTGGGCAAAGAATTTGCAAAGGTCGTCCTCAAGATATTTTTAGTGGAGCTGGCAACAAAATGCAACTGGACACTCTTGAACGGACCCCCTACAATGAAAACCGGCCCAACGGTTTACCCAGTGGACAATCTGCCCACAAAGTTCAGTAGTTTTGTTGACACTTACAATTAA